The candidate division WOR-3 bacterium nucleotide sequence CTGTTTTGGCGGGATTTGTGCTGAATTTTTATTTTTTCAGATGCCTGTCGGCAAATGCTTTTTTCATGAGAAACTCCTCTCTTGTTTCTGTGTATCTTCTTTATTCGATAATCCTGCTCTTTATTTTCAGGAATTTCCTGTTTTACAACTTCGTGGCGGCTTTTTTTGCCGGTGCTTTCGCCGCGAGAAGAGAGTGTTTTTTTGGTAGAGAGAATTTTAGACCGGGCACACTCGCAAAAATTATGGCGATGACGATTCTATCCGCTCAGCTGTCATTCGCTATTTCAGAGACGGCTGTATTTCCGGACTTTGAAACAATCCGTTTTGGTATTTTTCAAAGACCTTATATCGACACAGCCAACTATATTCAGAAAATATTGGTTTTAACTGCTTTGACATCATTGACTGGCTTGGCGACAATTCTCGGTTTCAGATTGAATACAGGCAAATCCTCTGTTGACAGATGACGATTTGATTTTATAGAATCAAAAGTGTATTGACCGAATTAATCTCAAGCTGAAAAAAGAGGGGAGGATCCGTGCCTAAAAAGACCGGACTCGCCAGGATCATTAATGAGACCTCCGAGTCTCTGCTCGGCTTTTTATGGCAGACTGATCCAATATTCATGAAAATACTGACTTCATCTTCTTCTCTGAAAGACGCGAGGAAGAGAATTTTCGATTACCTGAACAACACGGAGAACGAACTCGAGAACGTAATATCGGACAAGTTCTACGAGAATATTCACGTCCTCGAAATTGAGAACGCCAAAGAATGCATAAGAGTTTTGAAAAATATTTTCCGGACAAAAAACGAGCAGATAGCAGAATTTTCGGCTCTCAATCTATTATACAGGATAGCCGTCAATGAAATAACGGACATGAAAAGAGTCAATCCGGCTTTTTTGACCGAGATGCTATTTCTTATAAAAGGCGTAAATTGTATGTCGGAGATATACGAGGAAGTCTATACAAAAGTTCAGGACCCCGAGAGAAAAGTCAGGTCGAGAATGCATAAGCTCGACGTTTTCGCTTCCGGTATGGAAACAGCTTTTAAGAGGTTCAAAACGGGACAAGACGAAGAAATAGTCTCCATGAGAAGACAAATGAAAAAAAGAATCCTGAAGTTTTACAGAGCGGGAGAAGACGACTGGAATAAATACAAATGGCATCTTTCAAACGTCATAACTTCCCCGGAGCAGCTCGTCAGCCTCGTCAAACTGAGCCAGGAAGAATTCGAAGGCGTTGAGACGGCGGTCAAAAATCATATACCGTTTCAAATAACGCCGTATTATCTTTCTTTGTTCAATCCCGACGGCAGATCCGAACACGACAGGACTGTCAGAGCTCAGGTTCTTCCCACCGTTTATTATTGCAGAAAAATCGCCTGGAGCCGGGTAAAAGAGATTGACATGGATTTTATGGGCGAAAAGTTTACTTCTCCAGTTCCAGGAATAACCAGAAGATACCCCAACATTGTGATTCTGAAACCTTACGATTCCTGTCCGCAGATTTGCGTTTATTGCCAGAGGAACTGGGAGATAAAGAATATTGAAAGAGCTGTTTTTTCAAAGGATCAAAACGAGAAGGCAGTCAAGTGGATAAAAGAAAATCCTCAGATAACCGAGGTGCTTATAACCGGCGGAGATCCCCTGACCCTCGGGAACACTTATCTCAACGAGTTGTTGGAAAGCCTCGCTAAAATTGAACACTTAGAGAGAATAAGAATTGGGACGAGAACACTTGTCACAATTCCTTTCAGGATAAACGAGAGGTTTTTGGAGATACTCAAAAAATATCACGAACCCGGAAAAAGAGAAATCTGCGTAGTCACGCATGTTGAAAGCCCGCTCGAACTCACGGAAGACACAATCGAAGCCGTCACAAAAATAAAGCAATGCGGCATAGGTGTTTACAACCAGCAGGTTTTTACTTATTACAACAGCAAAAGGTTCGAAACGGCATTTTTGAGAAAAATGCTGAAGCTTTGCGGGATTGATCCCTACTATTCTTTCAACACCAAAGGCAAAGACGAAACAAAGGAATTCATGGTCCCCATAGCGAGAATACAGCAGGAAAGGAGGGAAGAGGCAAGGCTTCTTCCCGGCATGGTCAGGACAGACGAACCGGTCTTCAACATTCCAGAGTTGGGGAAATCGCACCTGAGAGCCGGTCAGGACCACGAAATAATTATGATAATGCCGGACGGCAGAAGAGTTTTCAGATTTTATCCATGGGAGATGAAGATATCTCTGTCCGACGACTACATTTACACTGATGTAGGAATATACGATTATCTCAAAAGGCTCGAAGAAGACGGCGAAAAAGTCGAGGAATACAAGACCATCTGGTACTATTTTTGATCAGGTAATATTTTTCAAATTTAATGATATAATTGCCTGCAAAGGCATGAAGCTCTTGTTAAACAAATGGGAGGAAAAATGTTTAAATACAGGTCAATTACTCTGATTTCAGTGTTTATTTTTCTACAGGGCTGTACAAGCTCGACTGATCCCGGCAACAATCAGAGGATTTTATTCGGATGGGCCGCCGGATGTCCGAAAGACAGCACAGCCCTGGTGATAAGGACACTGAACGGCGGAGAACTTTGGACGAGATGCGGAGCGCACGGTGAAATACCCCCTGTGTATATAAGCTGTATTGAGGCCGTAGATCACTCGATTGTGTGGCTTGCCGGGGATGCCTGGGACGGTTACGGGCTTGTAATGAGATCTGAAGACGGAGGACAGACGTGGAGCAGGAAACCCGTACAGGCCGCATTTCCGAATGAAGGCGTAGGTTCTATTTACTCTCTCGACAAATACAGGTCGTGGGCGTCAGGTAGCAACGGCGCTATTTGTTTTACTACAGACGCCGGAGAGACATGGATTCAGAAAAACGATTCACAGACCGTCGGTTATCTTTTGGGTGGCGTCAAGGCTTTCAATTCACTTGTCGTGTGGGCAGTCGGCGGCAGTACCGGTGCAAACGACAGCGGGATAATCGTCAGGACGACCGACGGAGGGACTACCTGGCAGAGACAGGCAGTCGGCACAGAAGTAGACAGTTGTTATCTTATA carries:
- a CDS encoding KamA family radical SAM protein; translated protein: MKILTSSSSLKDARKRIFDYLNNTENELENVISDKFYENIHVLEIENAKECIRVLKNIFRTKNEQIAEFSALNLLYRIAVNEITDMKRVNPAFLTEMLFLIKGVNCMSEIYEEVYTKVQDPERKVRSRMHKLDVFASGMETAFKRFKTGQDEEIVSMRRQMKKRILKFYRAGEDDWNKYKWHLSNVITSPEQLVSLVKLSQEEFEGVETAVKNHIPFQITPYYLSLFNPDGRSEHDRTVRAQVLPTVYYCRKIAWSRVKEIDMDFMGEKFTSPVPGITRRYPNIVILKPYDSCPQICVYCQRNWEIKNIERAVFSKDQNEKAVKWIKENPQITEVLITGGDPLTLGNTYLNELLESLAKIEHLERIRIGTRTLVTIPFRINERFLEILKKYHEPGKREICVVTHVESPLELTEDTIEAVTKIKQCGIGVYNQQVFTYYNSKRFETAFLRKMLKLCGIDPYYSFNTKGKDETKEFMVPIARIQQERREEARLLPGMVRTDEPVFNIPELGKSHLRAGQDHEIIMIMPDGRRVFRFYPWEMKISLSDDYIYTDVGIYDYLKRLEEDGEKVEEYKTIWYYF